A single genomic interval of uncultured Pseudodesulfovibrio sp. harbors:
- the lepA gene encoding translation elongation factor 4 codes for MSKIDKIRNFSIIAHIDHGKSTLADRILEITGMVGDREKKDQYLDKMELERERGITIKAQTVRIPYTASDGEEYILNLIDTPGHVDFSYEVSRSLSSCEGALLVVDATQGVEAQTLANVYLAMDNDLEVIPVLNKIDLPSAEPERIAHEIEEVIGLDCSDPLTVSAKTGVNVDKVVEAVVDLLPPPEGDPDAPLKALIFDSWYDSYQGVVVLFRILDGTLKKGMNIKIFSTGKEFEVTRLGAFMPEAVDIKDMGPGEVGFLCASMKELGDAPVGDTITLADNPVAEPYPGFKPVKPMVFSGLYPIEPSEYENLKAALEKLQLNDAAFSYEPETSQALGFGFRCGFLGLLHIEIIQERLEREFEAKLITTAPSVIYEVEDVNGEVLTIDNPSKLPDPTKIGRISEPFVRLEVHVPNDYVGAVLALCEEKRGIQKDMAYITEKRVVITYEMPFAEVMYDFFDKLKSSTKGYASLDYEIIDYRDADLVRLDILINGDPVDAFSCIVHRENSARIGRALALKLKRSIPRQMFEVVIQAAIGNKIIAKERNAPFRKDVTAKCYGGDITRKRKLLEKQKEGKKRMRRMGNVEIPQEAFLSVLKTDED; via the coding sequence ATGAGCAAAATTGATAAAATAAGAAATTTCAGCATCATCGCGCATATTGATCATGGAAAGTCGACTCTGGCTGACCGTATCCTCGAAATCACCGGCATGGTCGGTGATCGTGAGAAGAAAGATCAATATCTCGACAAGATGGAGCTGGAGCGCGAACGCGGTATCACCATCAAGGCGCAGACCGTGCGTATTCCCTATACCGCCAGTGACGGAGAGGAGTACATCCTCAACCTGATCGACACCCCCGGCCACGTGGACTTCAGTTATGAAGTTTCCCGTTCGCTGTCGTCGTGCGAAGGCGCGCTGCTTGTGGTGGATGCCACGCAGGGAGTCGAGGCGCAGACGCTGGCCAATGTCTATCTTGCCATGGACAATGACCTTGAAGTCATTCCCGTGCTCAACAAGATCGACCTGCCCAGTGCGGAGCCGGAGCGTATCGCTCACGAGATCGAGGAAGTCATCGGACTGGACTGCTCCGATCCGCTGACCGTCTCGGCCAAGACCGGTGTGAACGTCGATAAGGTTGTCGAGGCCGTGGTGGACCTGCTGCCGCCGCCTGAAGGCGACCCGGACGCACCGCTCAAGGCGTTGATCTTCGATTCCTGGTACGACTCCTATCAGGGCGTTGTCGTGCTTTTCCGCATTCTTGACGGAACGCTCAAAAAGGGAATGAACATCAAGATTTTCTCCACGGGCAAGGAGTTTGAAGTCACCCGTCTCGGTGCGTTCATGCCCGAGGCCGTGGACATCAAGGACATGGGACCGGGCGAGGTCGGGTTTCTGTGTGCGTCCATGAAAGAGCTTGGTGATGCGCCTGTGGGCGATACCATCACGCTGGCCGACAATCCGGTGGCAGAGCCGTATCCCGGATTCAAGCCGGTCAAGCCCATGGTGTTCTCCGGCCTGTATCCCATCGAGCCGTCAGAATATGAAAATCTCAAGGCCGCGCTGGAAAAGCTGCAACTCAATGATGCGGCGTTCAGCTATGAACCGGAAACTTCGCAGGCTCTCGGATTCGGTTTCCGCTGCGGTTTCCTCGGCCTGCTGCATATCGAAATCATTCAGGAGCGGCTTGAGCGTGAGTTCGAAGCCAAGCTCATCACAACGGCGCCGTCTGTCATCTACGAAGTGGAGGACGTCAACGGCGAAGTCTTGACCATCGACAACCCGAGCAAGCTGCCGGACCCGACCAAGATTGGCCGTATCAGCGAGCCTTTCGTGCGGTTGGAAGTGCATGTCCCGAACGATTACGTCGGTGCGGTGCTTGCCCTGTGCGAGGAGAAGCGCGGAATTCAGAAGGACATGGCCTACATCACGGAAAAACGTGTGGTCATTACCTATGAGATGCCGTTTGCCGAGGTCATGTACGATTTCTTCGACAAGCTGAAATCATCTACCAAAGGCTACGCAAGCCTTGATTACGAAATCATCGATTACCGTGACGCCGACCTCGTGCGTCTCGATATTCTCATCAACGGCGATCCCGTTGACGCCTTCTCCTGTATCGTGCACCGTGAGAATTCGGCCCGGATCGGCAGAGCGCTGGCGCTCAAGCTCAAGCGCTCGATCCCGCGCCAGATGTTCGAGGTGGTCATTCAGGCCGCTATCGGCAACAAGATCATCGCCAAGGAACGTAATGCTCCCTTCCGCAAGGATGTCACGGCCAAATGCTACGGCGGTGACATCACCCGAAAGCGCAAGCTGCTTGAAAAGCAGAAGGAAGGCAAAAAGCGCATGCGCCGCATGGGCAATGTTGAAATTCCGCAGGAAGCATTCCTCTCCGTTCTCAAGACGGATGAAGACTAG
- the murC gene encoding UDP-N-acetylmuramate--L-alanine ligase: MAAAQGPYLTVGGEACPAMRARVNNIHMVGIGGSGMNGIAEVLINMGFNITGSDLSASAAVRRLEQLGANVFIGHGADNVGDADVLIKSTAIPDKNPEIVEAKERGIPIIPRAEMLAELMRLRTGVAVAGTHGKTTTTSLLATIFTEADRDPTVIIGGRLSIYGSNARLGDGDYLIAEADESDGSFLLLSPIITVVTNVDKDHMDFYADQEAIDASFTKFMNSIPFYGMNVVCGDDEGVQRLLPEIKRPCLTYGLGPKNKLRGEIVSTHLRSLFKVYLDGEEWGEVTVAQPGTHNVLNALACIGVALEAGIEKEDIINGLANFGGVGRRFERKGERKGVMVVDDYGHHPAEIFANLETAKACYPDRRLVVAFQPHRFTRTQALFGEFCKVFKEADLLLLTEIYPASESPIPGVSGLSLAQGIKQVSETKVQFFPDFEAIEKRLKDILRPGDLLMTQGAGSIWKIGENWLNQPDAEVEEPETEEVEA, from the coding sequence ATGGCAGCAGCACAGGGACCTTACCTGACCGTCGGCGGCGAAGCCTGTCCGGCCATGCGCGCCCGTGTGAACAACATTCACATGGTGGGTATCGGCGGTTCCGGCATGAACGGCATCGCTGAAGTGCTCATCAACATGGGCTTCAACATCACCGGCTCGGACCTGAGTGCCTCGGCAGCGGTCCGGCGGCTTGAGCAGCTTGGAGCCAACGTGTTCATCGGCCATGGAGCCGACAACGTGGGCGACGCGGACGTGCTTATCAAATCCACGGCCATCCCGGACAAGAACCCGGAGATCGTCGAGGCGAAAGAGCGCGGCATTCCCATCATTCCCCGCGCCGAAATGCTGGCCGAACTCATGCGCCTGCGTACGGGCGTGGCTGTTGCCGGTACCCACGGCAAGACGACCACCACCTCCCTGCTTGCGACGATTTTCACCGAGGCTGACCGCGATCCCACGGTCATCATCGGCGGCCGCCTGAGCATCTACGGTTCCAACGCCCGACTCGGCGACGGCGACTACCTCATTGCCGAGGCCGACGAGTCCGACGGTTCGTTCCTGCTGCTTTCGCCCATCATCACCGTGGTCACCAACGTGGACAAGGACCACATGGATTTCTATGCGGATCAGGAGGCCATCGACGCTTCCTTCACCAAGTTCATGAATTCTATTCCCTTCTATGGAATGAACGTGGTCTGCGGCGACGATGAAGGTGTGCAGCGGCTCCTGCCCGAAATCAAGCGCCCCTGCCTGACCTACGGACTCGGCCCGAAGAACAAACTGCGCGGCGAGATCGTTTCCACCCACCTCCGCAGCCTGTTCAAGGTCTATCTCGACGGTGAGGAGTGGGGTGAAGTGACCGTGGCGCAGCCCGGAACCCACAACGTACTCAATGCGCTCGCCTGTATCGGCGTGGCTCTTGAGGCGGGAATCGAGAAGGAAGACATCATCAACGGTCTTGCCAATTTCGGTGGCGTAGGCCGTCGCTTTGAGCGCAAGGGCGAACGAAAGGGTGTCATGGTGGTGGATGATTACGGCCACCATCCCGCAGAGATTTTCGCCAACCTTGAAACCGCCAAAGCGTGCTACCCGGACCGCCGTCTGGTCGTGGCCTTCCAGCCGCATCGTTTTACCCGCACACAGGCTCTGTTCGGCGAGTTCTGCAAGGTGTTCAAGGAAGCGGACCTGTTGCTGCTTACGGAAATTTACCCGGCGAGCGAATCACCCATTCCCGGCGTCAGCGGTCTGTCGCTCGCGCAGGGCATCAAGCAGGTGTCCGAAACCAAGGTGCAGTTTTTTCCTGATTTCGAGGCCATTGAAAAGCGCCTCAAGGACATCTTGCGTCCCGGCGACCTGCTTATGACGCAGGGAGCCGGTTCCATCTGGAAAATAGGTGAAAACTGGCTGAATCAGCCGGATGCGGAAGTCGAAGAACCGGAAACAGAAGAGGTCGAGGCATAG
- the ftsZ gene encoding cell division protein FtsZ: MEYFEIEHDTNAKIKVVGCGGAGGNAVNNMIQSALKGVKFIVANTDHQDIDKSLAEHKIQIGEKLTKGLGAGANPEIGRSAAMESVDQIREALEGSDMVFITAGMGGGTGTGSAPVVAEVAKELGALTVGVVTKPFYFEGKRRLEQADEGTRALADVVDSIITIPNDRLLQLAAKKASFSDMLKKADEVLYYAVKGIADLITVHGLINLDFADVKAAMSASGMALMGTGISSGEARAKEAAMKAITSPLLEDVSIEGAKGVLINITCGPDMLIDEVSEAADIIYKEAHDDAEIFFGTVFDPDAGDEMRITVIATGIESALEEPEPVLSKAEQQKMLLLRKPQGMSGTPAQPKRPGHRKVINTDRNIPAYLRKAGGDLATNEPVQPQVSQRAVAGPGEEEFIFEEDNLDVPAFIRKNVD, from the coding sequence ATGGAATACTTTGAAATCGAACATGACACGAATGCCAAAATCAAGGTCGTCGGTTGCGGCGGCGCTGGAGGCAATGCGGTCAACAACATGATCCAGTCGGCACTCAAGGGCGTCAAGTTCATCGTCGCCAACACCGACCATCAGGACATTGACAAATCTCTGGCCGAACACAAGATCCAGATCGGCGAAAAGCTGACCAAGGGCCTTGGCGCGGGTGCCAATCCCGAGATCGGCCGCTCCGCCGCCATGGAGTCCGTGGACCAGATCCGCGAGGCACTCGAAGGCTCGGACATGGTGTTCATCACCGCCGGAATGGGCGGCGGCACCGGAACCGGCTCGGCCCCGGTCGTGGCCGAAGTCGCCAAGGAACTCGGCGCACTGACCGTCGGTGTCGTGACCAAACCTTTCTACTTCGAGGGCAAGCGTCGTCTCGAACAGGCGGACGAGGGCACACGCGCTCTGGCGGATGTGGTTGATTCCATCATCACCATCCCCAACGACCGCTTGCTCCAGCTCGCCGCCAAGAAGGCATCCTTCTCCGACATGCTCAAGAAGGCCGATGAAGTGCTGTACTACGCGGTCAAGGGTATCGCCGACCTCATCACCGTCCATGGCCTCATCAACCTTGACTTCGCAGACGTCAAGGCCGCCATGTCCGCATCCGGCATGGCATTGATGGGCACCGGCATTTCGTCCGGCGAGGCCCGCGCCAAGGAAGCCGCCATGAAGGCGATCACGTCTCCGCTGCTTGAAGACGTCTCCATCGAAGGTGCCAAGGGTGTGCTCATCAACATCACTTGCGGCCCGGACATGCTCATCGACGAGGTCTCCGAAGCCGCTGATATCATTTACAAGGAAGCGCATGACGATGCTGAAATCTTCTTCGGTACCGTGTTTGACCCCGATGCGGGCGACGAAATGCGTATCACCGTCATTGCCACGGGTATCGAGTCCGCTCTGGAAGAGCCGGAACCGGTCCTGAGCAAGGCGGAACAGCAGAAAATGCTGCTGCTTCGCAAGCCGCAGGGCATGAGCGGCACCCCGGCTCAGCCCAAGCGTCCCGGTCACCGCAAGGTTATCAACACGGACCGCAATATCCCGGCCTACCTGCGTAAGGCGGGCGGTGATCTCGCCACCAACGAACCGGTGCAGCCGCAGGTCAGCCAGCGTGCCGTTGCCGGCCCCGGTGAAGAGGAATTCATCTTCGAAGAAGACAATCTCGATGTCCCGGCCTTCATTCGCAAGAATGTTGACTAG
- a CDS encoding FtsQ-type POTRA domain-containing protein, whose translation MSTLAMNKQPRLKLGGKKGNSLRSKKKRSGSSLTGAGQVVVRSVMTLLMLSLVAVLGVGLLYGYRYITTSHYLELKEIHVTGNSRLSYGDILKNADVALGLNCLEMNVGEVEENLSRNPWIQSVAVRREFPNRLRINVSEKVPAFWIRQGDGLYFADARGKVIAPMHPGEMASLPVLDVADTLDDGEAVLTGLLKKIDAKQTPFTQAQAAWIRLTSAHEMEVYLDGHARGKGLTIRLSMDRWDVQLERLKVVWRDLMRRGEFKDVAIIAASGDKIWVKKRSANS comes from the coding sequence ATGAGTACTCTGGCCATGAACAAGCAGCCTCGCCTGAAATTGGGCGGCAAGAAGGGCAATTCCCTGCGCTCGAAAAAGAAACGCTCCGGCAGCAGCCTGACCGGTGCCGGACAGGTGGTCGTACGCTCTGTCATGACGCTGCTCATGCTTTCGCTTGTCGCGGTGCTCGGCGTGGGCCTGCTCTACGGCTACCGCTACATCACCACCAGTCATTATCTGGAACTCAAGGAAATCCATGTAACCGGCAATTCCCGTCTCAGTTATGGGGACATTCTCAAGAATGCGGATGTGGCGCTCGGCCTGAACTGCCTTGAGATGAACGTTGGTGAGGTCGAGGAAAATCTTTCACGCAATCCGTGGATTCAGTCCGTTGCCGTACGGCGTGAATTCCCGAACCGGTTGCGTATCAATGTGTCGGAAAAAGTGCCCGCCTTCTGGATTCGGCAGGGTGACGGTCTGTATTTCGCGGATGCGCGCGGCAAGGTGATCGCGCCCATGCATCCCGGTGAAATGGCCTCGCTCCCGGTGCTTGATGTGGCCGATACGCTTGACGACGGTGAAGCAGTGCTCACCGGCCTCCTGAAAAAGATAGATGCAAAGCAGACCCCGTTCACGCAGGCGCAGGCCGCGTGGATTCGCCTGACCAGCGCGCACGAGATGGAAGTGTATCTCGACGGTCATGCCAGAGGAAAAGGGCTGACGATCCGTCTGTCCATGGACAGGTGGGACGTGCAGCTCGAACGGCTGAAGGTTGTCTGGCGCGACCTCATGCGGCGCGGAGAGTTCAAGGACGTGGCCATCATTGCGGCCAGCGGCGACAAGATATGGGTAAAGAAGCGCTCGGCGAACAGCTAG
- the murB gene encoding UDP-N-acetylmuramate dehydrogenase, with protein MTLELRKNPSLAEMTTLRLGGTAEVEVVVREEHDLDELAEFLVHETLRPFVIGCGSNLLAPDTHLDMALLRMAAVSGPDRVEKRGDKMIVRANAAQRLPGLLGWAQKAGFSGMENLTGIPGSVGGAVAMNAGSYGTEFGELLTRVRLWSPMQGLEWVDASECSFGYRSFSCGSRSGKTIVWEVELALDESSPKAVRKAMQATYKKKQSTQPVTAKSAGCVFKNPESKSAGMLLDSAGLKGVRIGGMAFSDIHANFLVNLGGGTSDEAMELLQLGRDKVKEQFGVTLETEVIVL; from the coding sequence ATGACGCTTGAATTGAGAAAGAACCCGTCGCTTGCGGAGATGACGACCCTGCGCCTTGGTGGAACCGCCGAGGTGGAGGTCGTGGTGCGTGAAGAGCACGATCTCGACGAACTGGCGGAATTTCTCGTTCATGAAACGCTCAGGCCGTTTGTCATCGGCTGCGGCAGCAACTTGCTTGCGCCGGATACGCATCTCGACATGGCGCTTCTGCGAATGGCCGCCGTGTCCGGCCCGGACCGGGTGGAAAAGCGCGGCGACAAGATGATCGTCCGGGCCAATGCGGCTCAGCGCCTGCCGGGGCTGCTCGGCTGGGCGCAGAAGGCCGGTTTTTCGGGCATGGAAAATCTTACGGGCATTCCCGGTTCCGTGGGCGGGGCCGTTGCCATGAATGCAGGGTCCTACGGAACCGAATTCGGCGAGTTATTGACCCGTGTCCGTCTCTGGTCCCCCATGCAGGGACTGGAGTGGGTGGACGCGAGTGAGTGTTCGTTCGGATACCGTTCCTTTTCCTGTGGTTCCCGGAGTGGCAAAACCATTGTCTGGGAAGTGGAGCTGGCGCTCGACGAATCTTCACCCAAGGCGGTCAGGAAGGCGATGCAGGCCACCTACAAGAAGAAGCAGTCCACCCAGCCGGTCACTGCCAAAAGCGCGGGATGCGTGTTCAAGAATCCCGAGTCCAAGAGCGCCGGCATGCTGCTCGACAGCGCCGGTCTCAAGGGCGTGCGTATCGGCGGGATGGCCTTTTCCGACATCCATGCGAATTTTCTCGTCAATCTCGGCGGCGGCACCAGTGACGAAGCCATGGAGCTTTTGCAGCTGGGTCGCGACAAAGTGAAGGAACAGTTCGGCGTCACTCTGGAGACGGAGGTCATCGTTTTATGA
- a CDS encoding radical SAM protein, which produces MSEPEAPALGGRLPVAIVVPGGEKAAISTLGWQSVYRSLAEEPGLAVERVFPDKLGLTDGDAPRTRESDSPLSSFPVLAWSMTFEEDFLILPRTLQAAGVPPLAAERPCLPLVMVGGPPAFLNPAPIAPFVDLFWVGEADDHFVPFFEKIRELVFDGADKETVLDAIKDLPGVYVPGKSKTPVKRTISGPPGTLCDPAFSCFISGRAAFRDTLLLEVNRGCPYACRFCAAGYIYRPPRHADMDELKRIVELADPPKVGLVGTALTDWPDLLPFLKWLHGKKKKFSLSSMRADGITEELLVYLRERGIRTVTLALEGASERLRRMMSKKLDPKDFLNAVRLCARYGVNHLKLYLIAGWPGETDEDYAELKEFLAEIIRIRSEEPGGRKKHFMRITIGVSSLVPKPFTPFQWAPMASEKELDSRMAQLRKIVKPFKGVKLHHDTPFQARLQGMLARGGEEMADFIQLAAEKGGWKKALKLWDGDPSEILDRERGEDEVFPWEVIDIGVKREYLYKEWLRSKEAKVTPGCSPKGCESCRLCGMESWL; this is translated from the coding sequence GTGTCGGAGCCGGAAGCTCCGGCGCTCGGCGGACGACTGCCGGTTGCGATAGTCGTCCCCGGAGGCGAAAAAGCCGCCATCTCGACCCTCGGTTGGCAATCCGTTTACCGGAGTCTCGCCGAGGAACCCGGCTTGGCCGTAGAACGTGTCTTCCCGGACAAGCTGGGACTGACCGATGGCGATGCCCCGAGAACGCGCGAATCAGATAGCCCACTATCCTCATTCCCTGTACTGGCCTGGAGCATGACGTTCGAGGAGGATTTCCTCATCCTTCCTCGAACGCTCCAGGCAGCGGGCGTTCCGCCCCTTGCGGCGGAACGCCCGTGCCTTCCTCTCGTCATGGTGGGAGGCCCCCCCGCTTTTCTCAACCCCGCGCCCATCGCGCCATTTGTCGATCTTTTCTGGGTTGGAGAGGCTGATGATCATTTTGTTCCGTTTTTCGAAAAAATCAGAGAACTCGTGTTTGACGGAGCGGACAAGGAAACCGTCCTTGACGCCATCAAGGATTTACCCGGTGTCTATGTTCCGGGTAAATCGAAAACGCCGGTAAAGCGCACCATTTCCGGGCCTCCCGGTACGCTCTGCGACCCTGCATTTTCCTGTTTCATTTCAGGCCGTGCTGCCTTTCGTGACACCCTGCTGCTCGAAGTCAACCGGGGCTGTCCCTATGCCTGCCGGTTCTGCGCCGCCGGGTACATCTACCGTCCTCCGAGACATGCGGACATGGACGAACTCAAGCGTATCGTGGAACTGGCCGACCCGCCCAAGGTCGGCCTTGTCGGTACTGCGTTGACAGACTGGCCGGACCTGTTGCCGTTCCTGAAATGGCTGCATGGCAAGAAAAAGAAGTTTTCCCTTTCATCCATGCGGGCCGACGGCATAACGGAAGAGTTGCTTGTCTACCTGCGTGAGCGCGGAATCCGTACCGTGACCCTCGCCCTTGAGGGGGCGAGTGAGCGGCTGCGGCGCATGATGAGCAAGAAACTCGACCCCAAGGATTTTCTCAATGCCGTCCGCTTGTGCGCGCGGTATGGCGTCAATCATCTGAAGCTGTATCTCATTGCCGGATGGCCGGGAGAGACCGACGAAGACTACGCAGAACTGAAAGAGTTTCTTGCGGAGATCATTCGTATCCGGTCCGAAGAGCCGGGTGGTCGAAAGAAGCATTTCATGCGTATTACCATCGGAGTGAGTTCGCTTGTCCCCAAGCCGTTCACCCCGTTCCAGTGGGCTCCCATGGCGAGTGAGAAAGAGCTTGATTCGCGCATGGCGCAGCTTCGAAAGATCGTCAAGCCGTTCAAGGGCGTCAAGCTGCACCATGACACGCCGTTTCAGGCCCGGTTGCAGGGCATGCTTGCCCGAGGCGGCGAGGAAATGGCGGACTTCATCCAGCTTGCCGCGGAAAAAGGCGGCTGGAAAAAGGCGCTCAAGCTATGGGACGGCGACCCCTCGGAGATACTGGACCGGGAACGCGGCGAAGACGAGGTCTTCCCGTGGGAAGTCATCGATATAGGTGTGAAGCGGGAATACCTCTACAAGGAATGGCTTCGTTCGAAAGAGGCCAAAGTCACGCCCGGTTGCTCGCCCAAGGGATGCGAATCCTGCCGACTGTGCGGGATGGAGAGCTGGCTGTAA
- the lepB gene encoding signal peptidase I, which translates to MTHKSMKSFRDTLEAVAIALLLAFVIRAFIVQAFKIPSGSMLETLQIGDHLLVSKFAYDVRLPSNVFLDTTDGKVLYKTGDPERGDIIVFKFPEDESKDFIKRVIGLPGETIEIKNKVVYIDGTPLDEPYVMHTKAEMNPIRDNFGPYTVPEDEFFMMGDNREGSYDSRWWGPVKRQKIVGKALIIYWSWGSVTDIRFGRIGKIFN; encoded by the coding sequence ATGACTCATAAATCCATGAAATCGTTTCGCGACACACTCGAAGCCGTTGCCATTGCCCTGCTGCTCGCCTTTGTCATCCGAGCCTTCATCGTTCAGGCCTTCAAAATTCCGTCCGGCTCCATGCTGGAGACGCTTCAGATCGGCGACCACCTGCTGGTGAGCAAATTCGCTTATGACGTGCGCCTGCCGTCCAATGTCTTCCTTGATACCACTGATGGCAAGGTGCTGTACAAAACCGGCGATCCCGAGCGTGGTGACATCATCGTGTTTAAGTTCCCCGAGGACGAGAGCAAGGACTTCATCAAGCGTGTCATCGGCTTGCCCGGAGAGACCATCGAGATCAAGAACAAGGTCGTGTACATCGACGGTACTCCGCTCGACGAACCCTACGTGATGCACACCAAGGCCGAGATGAATCCGATTCGTGACAACTTTGGGCCGTACACCGTCCCGGAGGACGAATTCTTCATGATGGGCGACAACCGCGAAGGCTCCTACGACTCCCGCTGGTGGGGACCGGTCAAGCGCCAGAAGATCGTGGGCAAGGCCCTCATCATCTACTGGTCCTGGGGTTCCGTCACTGACATCCGCTTCGGTCGTATCGGAAAGATATTCAATTAA
- the ftsA gene encoding cell division protein FtsA, whose protein sequence is MARNDLIVGLDVGTTKICTVVGEASESGVDIIGIGTSPSTGLRRGVVVNIEKTVQCIKKSLEDAELMAGCDIRTVYAGIAGSHIQGFNSHGVIAVKGGEVTQRDVDRVIEAAKAIAIPMDREVLHTLPQEFIVDDQRGIADPLGMAGVRLEVKVHIVTGAVTSAQNIIRSCNRSGLDVSNIVLESLASSKAVLSAEEREIGVALVDIGGGTTDIAIFSKDSIKHTSVLALGGHNLTNDIAYGLRTPMMSAEKIKMDYGCAMADLVTSDEIIEVPSVGGRESRKMSKRVLAEICEPRCEEILALVDQELIKSGFKNMIAAGVVLTGGTCMIDGMQELAEQIFDLPVRIGVPEQGIGGLTEEVMSPKYATAVGLLLHGAEEEGLHKVRPFKIRDDSGFDRILSRMKKWFTDIA, encoded by the coding sequence ATGGCCAGAAACGATTTGATCGTCGGCCTTGACGTTGGAACCACCAAGATCTGTACGGTCGTGGGGGAGGCGAGTGAGAGCGGTGTCGATATCATCGGCATCGGCACTTCCCCTTCCACGGGCCTGCGGCGTGGCGTGGTCGTCAACATCGAGAAGACGGTTCAGTGCATCAAGAAATCTCTTGAGGACGCGGAACTCATGGCGGGCTGCGACATCCGCACCGTATACGCGGGTATTGCGGGCAGCCATATTCAGGGATTCAATTCCCACGGCGTTATCGCGGTTAAGGGCGGCGAAGTCACCCAGCGTGATGTCGACCGGGTCATCGAGGCCGCCAAGGCCATCGCCATCCCCATGGATCGCGAAGTGCTGCATACCCTGCCGCAGGAATTCATCGTCGACGACCAGCGTGGCATCGCCGATCCGCTCGGCATGGCCGGTGTGCGCCTTGAGGTGAAGGTCCACATCGTCACCGGTGCGGTCACTTCGGCGCAGAACATCATCCGCTCGTGCAACCGCTCCGGGCTGGATGTGTCCAATATCGTGCTTGAGTCCCTCGCTTCCAGCAAGGCCGTGCTTTCGGCCGAGGAACGTGAAATCGGTGTGGCGCTGGTGGATATCGGCGGTGGCACCACGGACATAGCCATTTTTTCCAAGGATTCCATCAAGCACACCAGCGTGCTTGCGCTCGGCGGTCACAACCTGACCAACGACATCGCCTACGGACTGCGTACGCCCATGATGTCCGCCGAGAAGATCAAGATGGATTACGGCTGCGCCATGGCCGATCTGGTGACCTCGGACGAGATCATCGAGGTGCCGAGCGTGGGTGGCCGCGAATCTCGCAAGATGAGCAAGCGTGTGCTCGCGGAAATCTGCGAACCGCGCTGCGAGGAAATTCTCGCGCTTGTGGATCAGGAACTCATCAAGTCTGGTTTCAAGAATATGATCGCGGCGGGCGTTGTCCTTACGGGCGGCACCTGCATGATCGACGGCATGCAGGAGCTGGCCGAGCAGATTTTCGATCTGCCGGTTCGTATCGGTGTGCCCGAGCAGGGCATAGGCGGGCTGACAGAGGAAGTCATGAGCCCGAAATACGCCACTGCCGTAGGCCTGCTGCTCCACGGAGCAGAAGAGGAAGGTCTGCACAAGGTCCGGCCCTTCAAGATTCGCGACGATTCCGGTTTTGACCGCATTTTGTCGCGCATGAAGAAGTGGTTCACGGACATCGCCTAA